In Opitutaceae bacterium, the sequence ACTGCCTGCGACCACGATCTTCTCCACGCGCCACGCAAGCATCGCCTCCGTGGGTTGCGGCGCGTGCCCCGTAAGCTGCCCCTCGCTGTATGCCAAGTTGTCCGCTCCGGAATGTTCGCAGATGTCCTGAAACGTCGTCTTGTCGCCCGGGATCAGTCCATACGTAGAAGGGGCGATGACTGACACAGGGCGCACGCCTGCGAGCCGGAGCGCGAGCGTCTCGACCCTTGCCCGCGACCTGGCGATCACCTCCTCCGCGTTCTGAAGAGCCTGCGGTCCCATGGCGCGCCCCAGGATGCGGAGGTTCTCGAACGAATCCTCGAGCGTTGCATAGCGGTCGAACACGATGATCTTCACGCCGGAGCGCTCCACCTGGGTGCGCAGATCGATCCGGCTGTAGTCGGCAAACAGAACGAGCGTCGGGCTGTGGCGCAGTATCCCTTCCGAGTCGGCATTGGCCACCAGTCGCGGGTAACGCGACGCGGCTCCCGCGATTCCGGAGAACTCCAGGTTGGTGGACAGGTGGCTCAAGGCCGCGACTTCCTCGGTCGCCGCGATCGCGAGCAGCAGCTCGTCGGTGCCGACGGTTTGCGAGACCACGCGATTGCCTGCGGTTGCGACCAGGCTCAGGAAAAGCCAGATCGCAAACGCAGCAAAGACTCGCCGGGTGGAGGTTAGAATGACCATTCGAGGGTTCCGTAAACCTGACGGCCCAAGGCGGGATAGCCCAGCACTTCCTCATACGCCCGGTCGAGTCCATTCTCGACCCGTAGGCCGGCTTTGAGCTGGCGGGTGACCTGATAGCTGCCAAAGGCCCGGAACGTGGCGTAGCCGCTGGGGACGGACACGCTTTCAACGCGGCCGGCAATCAAATGGCCGCCGACGCCCAGCGTCCACGACGCGGTTTCCCAAGTCACTTGGCCGTCGAGCACATGACGCGGATTGCGGGTGAGGCGCTGGTGTGTGTCGCCATCGCGTGCGTCGAGGTAAGTGTACGAGAGGCGAGTGCGAAGGGACTGGGTCAAACTTGAGGCGAGGGCGGCTTCAACGCCCCGCAGGTTTGCCTTCGCGCGATTCACGATCTGGCCCTCGAAGGTGGTGAAGTCGATCACCTGCCATTCGAACAGGTCCTTCACCGCATTGTCGAAGTAGGTGAGGCTCGCGGTTGATTTCCCGAAGGCGATCTCCTGGTCGATGCCGACGTCCCAGCCATTCGCCTTTTCGGGCTTGAGCGCCGGGTTCGGGCGCTGGCCCCAACTCGGAACACCGAAGCGGTCGTCGATTCCCGGCGCGATGAACCCGGAGCCGAACGAGGCGCGGAGCTTCGTGGTGGCTGTGGGGAGAAAGGTGACCCCTGCGCGGCCCGTGGTGGCGGACGAGAACGTGCCATGGTCGTCATAACGCAGCCCGCCGGTGATCACCCATTGCTTCGCGGGTCGGTAGGTGGAGGAGGCGTACGCCGCCGTTACCCGGTCGCTCGATGGCGAGTGATTTACCCAATACCGTGACGTTTCCCAGTTCGTGCCGGCGATCACTTCAAACTCCTCGACGGGGGTCCAGGTGTTCTGCCAGTCGAGGATGCGACGCCGGTTCCGCAGGTCGCTGGTGCCCCATGCGGTGGCAAACCGGTAGTGCCGGTTATGCTGGCCGACTGTCAAACGGCTCGTGAAGTGTTCCTCAGCCTTCAGCTCGGCGTAGGCGGTGCCGAGGTGGTTGTCGTCATTGACGGTGCCGAGGGAAGGCCAGGTGCGCGAGCCTGGTTCCTGGAATTCGCCTTCCTGAGCGCGCGCAGTCACCCCGAAAAGCAGACCCTTGACGGGGATTGTCTCCACCCGTGCCGACGCGCCCCACTGGCGGTATTTATTCCAGTCGCGCTGGTTGTCGGTCGCGTAGCGTTCGACATGGGCGCTGTACCCGGTGGTACGCGTGCCGCCGGAGGCCTCGGCTGTGCCGCCCCACGAGGAATCACTGCCGCCGACTGCCGTGACCCTGCCGGACAGGGGGCCACAGCCGTGGGTCGTATTCAAAAGGATGATACCGCCAATCGCATTGCTGCCGTACAGCGTGCTTTGCGGCCCGCGAAGCACCTCGACGCGGTCGTAGCCCGCGATCGAGGCGCCGCCCAGCAGGTTCTGATAAAGCGCGGAGCGATCATTCATGCGAATGCCGTCGACCACGAAGAGAGTCTGGTGGCTGGCGGCGCCGCGAATGAAGACAGACGCCTGACCGCCGGTTGCGCCGGTTCGGGCAACGACTATGCCAGGGACGGCTTTGAGGGCGTCGGTGAGGCGCGGGATTTGAGCTACGCGGAGCTCCAGGAGCGGAACCGATGTGACCGAACTCGGCACGTAGCGGGGATCCTGAGGCGATCGAGTGGCAGCCACCACAAGGGGGGCGAGTTGAACCGTGGCAGGTTCGTGCTCCGGCTCAGCTGGTGGAGCCGATTGAGCGAAGGCGACAGTGCTGCCCAGGGCGGCACTGAGAATGACGGACAAGTTCTTGCCTCGGGAAGAGGTTCGGCGACAGGTCATGACAGGCTTATCTACGGGTAAGAGCAGACTGCATGGCGCTGCCCTCACGCTTCATTTTTGCGATGAAGATTTCGCGGCCGACCTGCGCAAAAGTTTCAGGTCGGGCGCGTGAGTGCCCCCGGATTGGATGTTCGGACTCGACGTGTGTTGGGAGTGGACCCTGCCTCGCCTCCGCCTTCACCAGATAAAACTGATTGGCTTGCCGTGCCGATTAGGGCACGGGGAGGTCTGGACTGACGTCATACCGCAGCGCAACTGTGGCCGATTCTCACGGCCTTCCCCAGAACCGGGAACGTGTTGAAAAGAACGACGCACGTTTTTGGGGGTCGCCCGCTGTCGGGCAATGCCTTATGAACGGCGTAAATTGCCAAAGAGTGCTCATCTTCTGCCCTCGAAAGCGCAAGCTGTTGAGTCGTTGGCTGAGAAGGAGCAAAATCAGAAGAATCCACGCTTGCCAAACAATATATCAACATATCATGATATATTGATACGTATGATAGAATCCACTCTGAAGAAATCCTCCACCTACGCTGAACTTGAGACCTTGTTTCGCGACCGGATTGTCGTACTCGACGGGGCGATGGGTTCGATGGTGCAAACCTACAAACTCACGGAGGACGACTTCCGGGGGGAACGCTTCAAGTCCCACCCGCATTATCTTAAGGGCAACAACGACCTCCTGTGCCTGACGAAGCCGGAGGTCATCGAGGAGATCCACCGCGCCTATTTTGATGCGGGCGCGGACCTCGTCGAAACCAACAGCTTCAATTCCACGTCGCTCAGCCAGGCGGATTACCGCCTTGAACCCATCGTCAGGGAGTTGAACCTGGCGGCGGTTGGCTGTGCGCGCCGGGCGGCAAAGACATGCGAGGCGAAGAATCCCAGCCGCAAATGTTACGTCGCCGGGGCGATCGGGCCCCTGAGCCGAACCCTCTCGCTCTCCCCAGATGTCGATCGACCTGAGTACCGCGCGGTCACCTGGGAGGAAGTGGTGGCCGCCTACACGGAGCAAATCGATGCCCTGCTTGATGGCGGGGTGGATGCCCTGCTGGTGGAGACCATCTTCGACACCCTCAATGCGAAGGCTGCGCTGTTTGCAATTGATGAAGTCTTTGAGCGCCGTGGCCAGCGCTGGCCGGTGATGGTCAGTGTCACGATCACTGATGCGTCGGGCCGCACGCTTTCGGGACAGACGACGGCTGCCTTCTACAACTCGATCCGGCATGCGCGACCGTTCTCCGTCGGCATCAATTGTGCCTTGGGCGGCCGCGCCATGAGGCCGTACATCGAGGAAATGGCGCACCTCGCCGAATGCCCGGTGACGTGCTACCCGAATGCGGGTCTCCCCAACGCCTTCGGCGGGTACGATGAGACGCCCGCTGACATGGCCAAGGTGCTGCGGGAGTTCGCCGAGGCCGGGCTTGTCAATCTTGTTGGCGGGTGCTGCGGGTCGACTCCCGCGCATATCGCCGCCATTGCCCAAGCCGTGAAGGGCGTGAAGCCGAGGGCGGCGCGTGCGCAGCCGCAGGCGCTGCGTCTGAGCGGACTGGAGCCGCTCGTGGTTGCCTGAGTCCATGTCGACAGCCGTCCCCGAGAATTTTTTTGCGAAGTCTTCGCTGGCGACCTGGTCGCGCCGCGGTCGGCACCTCGTTGGTGCATTCTCCGGCCCGGT encodes:
- a CDS encoding ABC transporter substrate-binding protein — translated: MVILTSTRRVFAAFAIWLFLSLVATAGNRVVSQTVGTDELLLAIAATEEVAALSHLSTNLEFSGIAGAASRYPRLVANADSEGILRHSPTLVLFADYSRIDLRTQVERSGVKIIVFDRYATLEDSFENLRILGRAMGPQALQNAEEVIARSRARVETLALRLAGVRPVSVIAPSTYGLIPGDKTTFQDICEHSGADNLAYSEGQLTGHAPQPTEAMLAWRVEKIVVAGSSLESAVAPLLELAPYRFMPAVREKNAALLEPWHMSCVSHMRVEAYEHLARQLHPSRFK
- a CDS encoding homocysteine S-methyltransferase family protein — encoded protein: MIESTLKKSSTYAELETLFRDRIVVLDGAMGSMVQTYKLTEDDFRGERFKSHPHYLKGNNDLLCLTKPEVIEEIHRAYFDAGADLVETNSFNSTSLSQADYRLEPIVRELNLAAVGCARRAAKTCEAKNPSRKCYVAGAIGPLSRTLSLSPDVDRPEYRAVTWEEVVAAYTEQIDALLDGGVDALLVETIFDTLNAKAALFAIDEVFERRGQRWPVMVSVTITDASGRTLSGQTTAAFYNSIRHARPFSVGINCALGGRAMRPYIEEMAHLAECPVTCYPNAGLPNAFGGYDETPADMAKVLREFAEAGLVNLVGGCCGSTPAHIAAIAQAVKGVKPRAARAQPQALRLSGLEPLVVA
- a CDS encoding TonB-dependent receptor encodes the protein MSVILSAALGSTVAFAQSAPPAEPEHEPATVQLAPLVVAATRSPQDPRYVPSSVTSVPLLELRVAQIPRLTDALKAVPGIVVARTGATGGQASVFIRGAASHQTLFVVDGIRMNDRSALYQNLLGGASIAGYDRVEVLRGPQSTLYGSNAIGGIILLNTTHGCGPLSGRVTAVGGSDSSWGGTAEASGGTRTTGYSAHVERYATDNQRDWNKYRQWGASARVETIPVKGLLFGVTARAQEGEFQEPGSRTWPSLGTVNDDNHLGTAYAELKAEEHFTSRLTVGQHNRHYRFATAWGTSDLRNRRRILDWQNTWTPVEEFEVIAGTNWETSRYWVNHSPSSDRVTAAYASSTYRPAKQWVITGGLRYDDHGTFSSATTGRAGVTFLPTATTKLRASFGSGFIAPGIDDRFGVPSWGQRPNPALKPEKANGWDVGIDQEIAFGKSTASLTYFDNAVKDLFEWQVIDFTTFEGQIVNRAKANLRGVEAALASSLTQSLRTRLSYTYLDARDGDTHQRLTRNPRHVLDGQVTWETASWTLGVGGHLIAGRVESVSVPSGYATFRAFGSYQVTRQLKAGLRVENGLDRAYEEVLGYPALGRQVYGTLEWSF